In Oncorhynchus masou masou isolate Uvic2021 unplaced genomic scaffold, UVic_Omas_1.1 unplaced_scaffold_7829, whole genome shotgun sequence, one DNA window encodes the following:
- the LOC135537454 gene encoding splicing factor U2AF 65 kDa subunit-like has translation MQLGDKKLIVQRASVGAKNANPTAIIETPVTLQVPGLQGLQNSGLPTEVLCLLNMVMPEELVDDEDYEEILEDISEECCKYGSVHSIEIPRPVEGVEVPGCGKIFVEYVSTADCQKAMQALTGRKFANRVVVTKYYDPDMYHRQEFSG, from the exons ATGCAACTGGGTGACAAAAAGCTCATCGTCCAGAGAGCAAGTGTGGGAGCCAAAAACGCTAATCCG ACTGCAATCATCGAGACCCCGGTGACGCTGCAGGTGCCTGGGCTGCAGGGACTTCAGAACTCTGGGCTGCCCACGGAGGTGCTGTGCCTGCTCAACATGGTGATGCCTGAGGAGCTGGTGGATGACGAGGACTACGAGGAGATCCTGGAGGACATCAGTGAGGAGTGCTGCAAGTACGGCAGCGTGCACTCCATCGAGATTCCCCGGCCTGTCGAAGGAGTGGAGGTCCCTGGCTGTGGCAAG ATCTTTGTGGAGTACGTTTCTACTGCAGACTGTCAGAAAGCCATGCAGGCCCTCACTGGCCGCAAGTTTGCCAACAGAGTGGTGGTAACCAAATACTATGATCCAGACATGTATCACAGACAGGAGTTCTCAGGTTAG